The Lathyrus oleraceus cultivar Zhongwan6 chromosome 5, CAAS_Psat_ZW6_1.0, whole genome shotgun sequence genome includes the window caccatcccaatcatgtttgcacaatatttatgtcataacaaataacaatttagcataacaagtgtgaaaagggctccctaggagtacctaggacgtagtgggtgcctaacaccttcccattgcgtaatttaccccttacccagactctctgatctttttattagttttctacgtgtaaaacttcttaggcttttgttcgctttttagccagtcctttggataaataaaagtgcggtggcgactcgaaaatttcaacgtatctcttagcttatggtttaatcgatagatcatatagcgacgaatacaccgctacagctCTCAATTCTTGCAATAAAAGATTATAAGTCCTCGGAAAGTCCAAGTTGCATAGGTCAATCACAAAAGTCCAAGTCCAAATGCAAGGGTACTAACAAGTCCACTAAGTCTCCAAGCTTAGGTCCATATTGTCCATAATACTCCATGTCTAATGATAAGGTCAAACATCAAGTCCATAGTCCAATAGTATTCAAATTAAATCTTTTTAGCCTTttccattttatcatgtttttgttcaTTTTAGATTGAATAACAAAATAAAGCAAATGATGAAGAATGGTGATGATGAATGAGAATTATAGTACAAAAAGTAAGGAAATAAGTTGCAAAAGTTTAAATATTAGAAGTTAGGTGCGTAAATGTAAATGTTGGAATCGTAAATGTAAATGTTAGGAATTAGATGTTAGAAGTCAATTTAAAATGGAACCGGTTACTTAAGATTATTTATCCACAAATCAAATGACCCAAAATATGGCGTATGAAGGGACAACCTATCAATGATTCAAAGTATCGAAAATGATCCAATGATCATTCGTCAACAAGTTTGAACCAATGAAGATTAAATCAATCAAAAtgtccatctatcaatgatttgaagtATGGAAGATGTATCAATCAAGTCATCAAAACAAATTGAAAAGAAAACACAAGTCAATGGTTAGATGGTTAGAAATTTGTAGTTAGAATTAATCGAAATCAAAATTGCAAGGATATTAGAGAATTAAAAATATCAAGTATTATATTCTAATATTAATATCTAAAATCTAATAACTAAAATTAATATTCTAAAATCATATTCTAAAATCATAAATCTAATTATTATTCTACAAATAAATTCTAACCTTATATTAATTTAAAGAGAATCCTAATTAAACTAAGGATAACAAAAAAATAAGGTAATGGACTAAAAAAAAAACGATTTGGGCCTTATATGGGAAAGGAGTATTAGGTCCAACCGCAGGGGGTGCACCCGACCTGGGTAGTGTATGAAGCAGAAAAATCATTTGGGTTTAATTTGAGGGAATAAGTCCAATATAAATAGATATGAAGGAACACGGTTCCATCAAGCCCCATCGTTCAGTAGCTTACAAGCAGAACCAAAACTAGGTTTCGTGAAGAATCTAGTTGCGTCGACTTTCGTCATCGGCGACAGAGCTTACCCATGGCGAAGCATCTCACACCATCTCCTCTTTCGTCTCTCCTAATCTAATCGAAAAACACTTCTCCACCTAAACAAATAAAAAACTACCGCGATTCCTCGACGGATGTGTGGTGAAGAGTTATCGAATGTGTCATGTTTTTAAGTTTAACACCTTTGtgttatatttatatatatatatatatatatatatatatatatatatatatatatatatatatatatatatatatattatactAATCAAAATTATATTACTAATTGTTAGAAAACAAAATTTTATTGCtgaacaaaaacaaagaaaaatagTGAAACTTGAAGAAATGTGATGGGGGCTTTTGTTTTGAATTGAAGCTAATTGTTTCCACTGTGAATGGTTTTAGAGTTGATGTATGACCCATGAAATCTACTCTTTGTACTGCTTTGAATAATGAAATTAATAAATGATGAATAGGCTTAGTTGTATAGGCATAGTGGAAACACAAGAAACAAGAGGGTTATTTGTTCTGTGTATGGGTTCCACATCGGCTGGTGTAGTAAATAAAGAAAGCTGGTGGTGTTATAAAATGAAACCACTTTAAACTGTAGAAAGTCACGGAGCCATGTGATAAGTACAAAGCGAACTATTCTTTCGCCTTTTACTAAAGAATACCGTGTACTTTTCACTAACAGTGGCATACGATAATTTTTGAATGAGCTCTCATGTTTGAGAGCTCTGCAATTATAGTTAAACTTTTTATAATTGCTATTTTCAATAATAAATGATTTTCTCTAGCCATTGTGTTATTACTCACGTTTTTGTAATATCTATTTTcaataataaattattttctctTGCCTTTGTGTTGTTACTCTCGTATGAATACTTTTcttatttattatttttcttataattatatatatatatatattaatagTAAAAGTATTAATTATAAAGTTGTATTAAGGCACTATCCTTGCTAGTTAGCATTACCCAAATTAGATTAAATGAATCTATACTTATTATTGTCATCCACCTCATGCATGCGAGATCATTTCTACACATTACCCTGCTTAATGTTTAATAGCAGAGTTATATCCACCATGAATATGATTTGTTATGTTAGAGATATATCCACCAACAAAGATGAATATGATGTGTTATGTTAGAGGAATATGTGACATGTTAGAGATATATCCTATGATGCTTCGTAAGACTAAAGAATACCGACAAACATAGTGTTCTGTTTAAGCTCTTTGTTCAATGAAGACTTACTCTGTTAGAGGTCCAGAATATCGAATCAATTTTTCGTTAGAGAATACCGATTGCTGTCGTGTTCAGTTATAACCCTGTGCTGAAGCCAATAATATATGTGTAAGGCGAGAATGAAAGAAGTACATCTATATGCACATGAGAATTATAGCTGATATGAGACTAGGAGAGACTAGGAGTTCCCTTTAATGTGTTTGAGGCTAACGTTCCGAAGACCATACGTTGCCCTTGGGATCACGTCTATGATGGAAGTTTTCTTTTCAATTTATGGTAAGAACGTCGAAAAAGTTAGTTTAGTCTTGTTAATCACCCTTATCAATAATGGATTACTCACCTTATATTCGTCGAACTCTAAAAACAAGTTTGTGCTAGTACAAATGGTGCTTATTGTTCAATAGTTTTCTTAGAGGATATCAATTATTACTAATTTCCTCTATATTCTAAATGCGAGGGAGTTTAAGAATCACGAGGAAGAAAGGAATGCGCTCAAAGAGTGTTTAAATAATAGTGTTTTAATAACTCATTTTAACTTTATATATGTTCATGGACGTAGCTATACATGGAGTTAGGGGGACATGTGCCCCCACTAATATTCTATTCTTACATAGTTATACTAATATATGATATTAATAAATACAAATTTGTTATATCATATATCtatctattatatatatatatatatatatatatatatatatatattatatatatatattatatatatatatatatattatatatatatatatatatatatatatatatatatatatatatatatatatatatgttaaaTTCTGCATAATTAAAATTTATCAAACGATTTATAATATCTATTGATAATATAAAACACACCGATTTTTGAAAGACGAAACAATTATCAATCATAGATTCTAGTTGAAATGATTATCctttatttattgttattttaataTATTAAATCTATTTATTCATActttatatattttaaattatatatTTATTCATTTAATAAAATGTTTCAATAGTGTCTcttaaatttaatttaattaataaataataaatgcaTATAATCTTTATTTAGATTTAAAACTGAATTCTCATAactatattttatttataattattcTCATTTCATctataattttaaaaaaaatattgttgtcgtaatatttaatttttaaaataatacATACTATATACAAATAATGTATTATAGTTTGAATATATTCAATTACTATTATATTGTTAATGTAAAAAAAATAATTACAGTTATATTTAATTATATCACAAATATAAATATTTTATGAGTAATACAAGGAAGTGAAATAATAATGTAAAATAATTTATTATATGCATGATTGATTATTATGCGccgatatatatatatatatatatatatatatatatatatatatatatatatatatatatatatatatatatatatatatatatatatatatatataatttaaaatTGTTATTGTCCCTCATCTTAAATTTTCTTACCCTGTCCCTATATATTTATTACTTTTTTTTAAACTTTTCTATTTTGTTTTGTTGTAGAGAGGATGACTCATTTGTAGGTCTTAGAGAGGAAAATTTTACTAGAAAGGATGAAGATCGAGAAGTGTGAAGTGAGTATTGCCAACTAGAAAAGCGAATTTTATTGATTTGTGCTTTAAAAATGGGGAAGTCCACAAGTGAAACTTAAAAGAAAAAATTTTCTGGTACCATctcttaattttttttaaaattttttgttgttcattttctttcaaaATAATCTTTATATCTTAAAGTGAACAAAACTAATTCGAAAAATTATAGGTAAAACTAATCTAGGATGAATTTGCCTTCTCAAATAAAAGCATATCGTCTCCAAAGAAAATGTCTAAAAAAGTGTGAATTTTTAGGGAGGATATAGAGAATCTGATAGtttcattaaaaaaaaaaattaaaaacataacaGTTAAAAAACTTGCACAATGTTGATATATTTTTTTAAGTAATCTAATAATTAAAATTCACTTTTTTAGTacaaaaatgcacaaataatatatTGACAAATTTTCAAAAGATATCACTTTTAAGCACAAGTTATTTTGTAATTATGAAATAATGTTTGCCTCCAATCTGTCTTTGTTTCACTCTCTGTTCCAGAATTCGAATTCTGCAATTGTTATCTTTCGCCAGCTTTTACAATCTAATGCTAATCCCAATGCTTTTACATTTTCATTACTCATCAAAGCTTCCCTTACATCTCCTTCTTTTCTTCATGCTTCATCAACCGCAGCGTTACAAGCACACCAGATTCAAACCCAATCATTGAAACGTGGCATTAACCAATTTATTCATGTAAACACCTCTCTTATTGATTTGTACATGAAACTTGGTTTTGTCTCTCATGCACGCCTCCTGTTTGATGATATGTCTTTTAGAGATGTTGTTTCATGGAACGTGTTGATTTGTGGTTATTCACAAAATGGGTTTCTTTATGATGCTGTTCAAACCTTTGTAGACATGTTAAGAGAGGGTTTTAGACCTAATCAAACTTCGATTGTTAGTTTGCTACCTTCTTGTGGTTGTTTTGAGCTGATTCTTCAAGGTAGGTCTGTTCATGGGTTTGGAATCAAAGCTGGTCTTGGTTGGGATTCTCATTTGAATAATGCACTTATGTCAATGTATGCTAAATGTGATGATTTGAAAGCATCGGAACTCTTGTTTGATGAAATGGATGAGAAGAATGTTGTTTCTTGGAATACGATGATTGGTGCGTATGGCCAGAACAGTCTTTTTGATAAGGCTGTTTTTTGTTTCAAAGAGATGATGAAGGAAGGTTTCCAACCTAGTTCAGTGACGATTATGAACCTTGTGTCTGCAAATGCTCTTCCGGAAACTGTTCATTGTTATGTTGTCAAATGTGGCTTTGACAATGATGCTTCTGTTGTTACTTCGCTTGTTTGTCTATATGCAAAGCAAGGGTTCACATATATGGCAAAACAGCTTTATGAATCCTATCCCACGAAAAACTTGATTTCGTTAACTGCGATAATCTCTAGCTATGCTGAAAAAGGTGATATAGAGTCCGCGGTTGAGTGTTTTATCCAAACTATGAAGTTAGATATAAAACCAGATGCAGTTGCCTTGATTGGTGTACTTCATGGAATTACATGTCCTTCACATTTTTTTATTGGATGTGCTTTCCACGGTTATGGGGTAAAGAGCGGGTTGTTTAATGATTGTTTAGCTGCAAATGGGCTAATAAGTTTGTATTCTAGATTTGACGAGATAGAAACGGCTTTGTCTTTGTTTTATGATATGAGAGAAAAACCACTGATCACATGGAATTCTATGATATCTGGCTGTGTGCAGGCTGGAAAGTCAAGTGATGCCATGGAGTTGTTCTCCCAAATGAACATCTGTGGACAAAAACCAGATGCCGTTACTGTCGCCAGTCTACTATCTGGGTGTTGCCAGCTTGGTTACCTGCGGATTGGAGAGACGTTGCATAGTTATATTCTGAGGAACAATGTGAGAGTGGAAGATTTTACAGCAACTGCTCTAATAGACATGTATAGCAAGTGTGGAAGATTAGATTATGCTGAAAAGGTATTTTATAGCATCAAGGTTCCGTGTTTGGCAACATGGAACTCCATCATATCAGGTTATAGTTTATATGGACTTGTGCATAAAGCTTTCAATTGTTATTCTAAACTACAAGAACAAGGACTAGAACCAGATAAAATCACCTTCTTGGGTGTTTTGGCAGCATGCACACATGGAGGACTTGTCTATTTAGGATTAGAGTACTTCACTATCATGACAGAAGAGTACGGTTTGATACCGAGTCTGCAACATTATGCATGCATAGTCGCTCTATTAGGTAGAGAAGGCTTGTTCGAGGAAGCAATTGAATTTATAAATAGCATGGAGGTTCGGCCTGATTCTGCTGTCTGGGGTGCTCTGTTAAGTGCTTGTTGCATACAACAAGAGGTGAAGCTTGGGGAATGCTTGGCGAAAAATATGTTTTTATTGAATTATAAAAATGGCGGTCTTTATGTATTAATGTCAAATCTGTATGCCATTGTTGGGAGATGGGATGATGTAGCAAGAGTGAGGGAAATGATGAGAGATAGTGGAGGAGATGGATGTTCAGGTGTTAGTGTTATTAATGTGACTTCTGTTAAAGACTCTAATAGCATCTTAAACCTAAGTGATGTCTATTTGAATACAAGCACTTGGCAGCATTTGTGTTTATATTGACTTCTAATGCATAAACACCGGGGTAATTTGAAGTTTGTTCATCCATGAATCATGATCATTGATCAGAATAGAAGATTTGAATCATACAAATAAGCATCACCTATAACAAATTTCAGATGTTGGCAAATGTTATCCAGGTATAACTGTTCGAGTAAAAATATTATGGCAAGACAGGTTGAGGAGAAACTCTATAAAACTTGCCTTCGTGTGAAGCTCCGTATGTAGAATCAAGAGTAAATTATACTCCTCTTCCGAAAGATCCTTAAACTGTCATTTTTCTTGCCTGTGTTAAAATACACACCCCTATGCAATACATATTTTTTGCAGATAAAACATACATGTTATATGGAATCAAAGTTTAAGCAAGAAGGTGGTGATGAAAAATGAATCTCTCACAGAGAGACCTTGAAGAACCAGAAAATAAGACGCTCCGAAATACAAGAGCTGTACATAGCATCACTGCACCAGCAAAAGGAACTCGAAGAAGTAAATATTAACAAAGAGAAAGCAACTGCTGAGGAAACACTTTCTTTCTGTGAGCAGCATCAGCATGAGCTTAGCAAATGAGCTCACGAGGAAGAAGATCGAGGCAATACAAGGTTTGCAGCTGCTAATTCTGAAGTTGAGATAGATAAGGATGTTATATGTTAacatttcttttgtttttctGAAATAAAAAACAGAAACCGTAGTCTCCAAATGAGGAATACATTGACCCCATTAAATTTCCTTTCACAATTATTGCAAAGGGAAAAGCTGCCGCAAATTTATATATGATTTTAGTTCTTATCATGCTCCAAATTCCCACTATAAATGGTGTATCAAAATCAAAAATTGGATGAAAAGATTGTAGACCAACAACTTATTTATAGAGACTCATTCTACCAAAAGAAAAGTGCATTGATCTAATACTCATTCAAGGTGTAAGTCTTCTATACTACTTTAAGTGTTATTTTTTAAAGtaaatttgtttctttttaagCATCATTTTAAAGCTCAAAGTAGTATTGATTGTTATTTTGTCAAAActattcttatttatttattaCGGAGAGAGAAGAAAgtaaaataaatttataaaatgTTAAGGGTAAAATAAGtaaaattaaaaaataacaataatTATTAGCTTTTTTTGGTCTgtgtaaaaaataaaaaaatgacaattaaaaagaaacgGAGAGAGTAATAACCTATTAACAACAACTCTTAGGGTTAACCTATAATATTCATTCATGTattattaaatatatattttttattaggTTTTATAGAAATTATAAGTTATTTTAATCAATTTCAGTTTAATTATGCCTATAAATAGATTGAGGATAAATTTTATATCAAATATAATTAAATTCGAAAAGTTGACAATTTTATTCTTTATTTAGTTTGagaattaaataaaattttgatcTCTCTAAATATGGCAAATTTCACTTTTAATCTCTCTAATATTTTTCATCTATATTTTTGATCCCTCGCCGTTAATAGAAGCTGATGTGGCATTGCCATTTGAAACTTTTTGGATGACTGTGCATACACGTGACAATACCAGTGTGACAAAATACTGACATGACATACCACGTGGCTAAAGTCAACATTGTTCATGAATCCAGACAAATTTATAATTAATTGATAGCTAAAATCGTGGCTAATCTATAACAAATATATTACAAGAATTCTGCGTAAAAATAGTGAACTGAAAAATTCCAATGTACACATAAGAGAAATAAATAGAAGTGGAAAAAATGAAGTTAACATGTTCGTATGTGAGGCCTTCACAATATTCAATAAAGCTTCCTACTGTATTATAAGGATAAGTGATGTTATTGTAATGGACTTCCATGCGCGGGTTCCAACTCATTTTGAATCATTTCTGAAAAAAAAAAAGTAATCTGCTAGGTGAACTCACAACTAAGTGTATGACAATGACATTTGTATTGGCATAAATGAGAAAGGTTTAGATGGCGGGAAAAATGTATACATGTAGTCTCTCGTCTTTCCAGACCACCCTTTCATTAGTTCGAGTTACCTCATTTCAATTCGAACGCCCCCTTATGCGGATGTGTCGCTCTAAACTGTAATGTCTCCGCTAATAATGTGTGAACATGTGTGAAGCGCATACAGGATCAATGAACATTGCATAAGGGATCATGAGATTCAACCTCACCTCCAAGGTTTCAAGGAATCAACCACCCATGCTGGTAGCTAAATTATAGGAAGACCCGGTTTCAAACTTTGAGCTATAAATATAGTATCATAATACTAAAGAGCTAACCAATAACATAGAGAAATACACAAATAGAGTAATTTCTCACCTCATGTGAGCTAGCTATCAATACCCTAACAACAGTAAAGCCTCTGATAGCCCTTATCTACTAGGGATTATCAAGCATTTGTACATTTAGCGAGTACAATTGGCGCTCACCCTAGGGCCCCGGTAAATTTGATCTGGGTCACCCTTATTGCATTCAACCAGAGTACAGTCTTTGCGCTCATCCCACATCATAATGAAAAAGAAGAAAGCTACTCCGACATGCAAAGAATATGATGGCGAGGAAATCGTCATATTGGATATGTCATCGCTAAGAATGACCTTCATTGCCAAATCCAAACCTTGGAAGATAACCTTCTTCATATTCAGCAGCGCCAACAAGAAACAAACATGGTGGATGAACTGGAAGTGTTGGATCCCCAATCTCTATCAGACGAGATATGAGAGACGCCTATCCTAGAGAACTTTAATCCGTCTTCATTGGCTATCACTGGGGCACCTGACTCCCTAAAGTGAAAACTCTTGTCCGACACCTATAAGGACACAtctttgagatggtatatgagcCTCCCCATACTCTCCATCACTAATTATCAAGACCCGATGAAGAAGTTAATCCACCAATTCGCTGCAAGCAAGCACCGGAAGCTGATTGTCACTAGTCTGTTCAATATACGCCAGAGCCCATCAAAATCGTTAAGAGAGTATCTCGTCCGCTTCAACGAAACAAAAATTAAGGTTATCCATCCAAACCCGGAAATGTATGTAAAAACATTTTAGAATGGCCTCAAGGTGGGACACTTCAACTGGTTTCTTGCCTAAAGACCAACAACGtatttgtcataccccaattttgtctggacatttttaaattttcaaacaACCAGTTCTATTTTGTTTTATCCAGAATAAAATTCCAGTTTTGCAGGCAGATCAATTGAATCGGTTTTTTCACCGCGCGTAAAATTAAAGAATAATGTTTTTAGGGTTAAGCATGTGTCTGTCTATTTTATTGAACTACATTCCACGTATGTTAGTTTGGTGCgcttatttatttatttttgtatttaTGTGTGATCGTATTTTGTTCAATTTTTTGAGCTATTTCTTCGGGTATATTTTACTGCAATAATTGATCTACGACTGTTTGTTTTATTAAACTTTGCCACACGTAGATTAG containing:
- the LOC127088134 gene encoding pentatricopeptide repeat-containing protein At2g04860, with translation MFASNLSLFHSLFQNSNSAIVIFRQLLQSNANPNAFTFSLLIKASLTSPSFLHASSTAALQAHQIQTQSLKRGINQFIHVNTSLIDLYMKLGFVSHARLLFDDMSFRDVVSWNVLICGYSQNGFLYDAVQTFVDMLREGFRPNQTSIVSLLPSCGCFELILQGRSVHGFGIKAGLGWDSHLNNALMSMYAKCDDLKASELLFDEMDEKNVVSWNTMIGAYGQNSLFDKAVFCFKEMMKEGFQPSSVTIMNLVSANALPETVHCYVVKCGFDNDASVVTSLVCLYAKQGFTYMAKQLYESYPTKNLISLTAIISSYAEKGDIESAVECFIQTMKLDIKPDAVALIGVLHGITCPSHFFIGCAFHGYGVKSGLFNDCLAANGLISLYSRFDEIETALSLFYDMREKPLITWNSMISGCVQAGKSSDAMELFSQMNICGQKPDAVTVASLLSGCCQLGYLRIGETLHSYILRNNVRVEDFTATALIDMYSKCGRLDYAEKVFYSIKVPCLATWNSIISGYSLYGLVHKAFNCYSKLQEQGLEPDKITFLGVLAACTHGGLVYLGLEYFTIMTEEYGLIPSLQHYACIVALLGREGLFEEAIEFINSMEVRPDSAVWGALLSACCIQQEVKLGECLAKNMFLLNYKNGGLYVLMSNLYAIVGRWDDVARVREMMRDSGGDGCSGVSVINVTSVKDSNSILNLSDVYLNTSTWQHLCLY